The DNA segment GCTGCGCCATCCCGATGTGGCGGTATGCATGTTGACTGGCCACGCGGACATGGAGGCGGCAATCGCCGGCATGGCCATGGGGGCTTTTGACTATCTGATGAAACCGGTGGAGCTGGATGAGCTGATCCGGAAGATCATGGACGCCTGCTTCCGGAGCAGGCGGGGGGAAGAGGCATGCGGAGTGGGGAAACCATCCATATAATCGAGGCGCCATGTGGCGGCACAACGAGGAGGCGGTAAAAATCATGGGATTCTTTAAAGATTGGGGTTCGTTCATGGTGGAGGGCTCGCGGTCCTTTGCCCGATGGGAAGTGGAAAACGCGCGCGTTATTTTGGGCGACAAAAGGCGGGTTTGGCTTCTGGCCTTGTTGCTGATCCCCTGCATTCTGGGCGGATGGGCCTTTGCCGACGAGATTGGCCAGGCGTTGCCCAGCACGATCGGCGGCAAGGAAGCCTACAGTCCATCCTATTACAGCCTGTTTATTTTTTGCGTTTCGATTTTCGTGGGCGTGGGCGCGGGCCTCATTTCCGGCTGCATCGGCGCTGGCGGCGGCTTTATCATTGCCCCGGCATTGATGAGCGCCGGGGTTAAGGGCATCCTGGCCGTGGGCACGGATTTGTTTCATATTTTCGCCAAGGCCATCATGGGCAGCGTTCTGCACCGCAAAATGGGCAACGTGTCCGTGCCGCTGGCCTTTGTTTTTCTGATCGGCGCCATCATCGGCACCACCGTGGGCGCGGGAATCAACCGTTTTTTGTACAACGTCAATCCGGTCCTGAGCGATACCTTCATTACTTTTGTCTACACCATCATGCTCGGATTTTTGGGATTCTACGGCATGTACGACTATTTTAGCGCCAAGAAGGCCGGACACGGCGGCGGCGCCCACGACGGCCCGGACGGCGCGGCCATGACCGGCATCGCCCAGAAGCTTCAGGCCGTGAATCTGCCGCCCATGGTCACCTTTGACCAGGGCCTCATTCCCGGCGGCCGCAAGATCTCCTGGCTCTTCCTGGTGCTGTCCGGGGTTCTGGTCGGCATGGCCGCGGGCATCATGGGCGTTGGCGGCGGCTTTCTGACCTTCCCCATCTTTGTCTACATCCTGGGCGTATCCTCGTTGACCACCGTGGGCACGGACATTTTCCAGATCGTGTTCACGGCCGGTTACGGCGCCATCACCCAGTACGCCATTTATGGCTTCATCTTCTACACCCTGGCCATGGGCATGCTGCTGGGTTCCCTGGCCGGCATCCAGATTGGCGCCCTGGTCACCAAGGTCGTGCCCGGCATTACCATTCGCGGATTTTTCGCCATTTCGGTCATGGCCGGTTTCGTGAACCGGTTTTTTGCCCTGCCCAAGAAACTGGTCAGCATGGAAATCCTGCCCGCGTCCTGGGCCGGCCTGGCCAAGGGCATGGATACCGTGGGCATGTATCTGTTTTTTATCGTCATAGCCCTGTTCGGCCTCTGGGTTTTCGGGGCGTTCTTCGGGAATATCAAGAAGTTGAAAGGGGAGGCTTAAGCCATGATTCACAACAAGAAGGAATTCAACACGGGGCTGGGCCTGCTGGTGGTCTTCTTCATCGTGCTCATTGCCATGTTCCAGCCTCTGTTCGACGGACACAACGCCATGGCCTATCTGGACAATCTGTACAATTCGATTTCCAAGGGATCGGCCCATTACGTTGAATCCCTGAAGGAAGAGGCCCAAACCGTGGCCGGCTATCGGATCGACGTGACCATGGACATGGAAAACGAGGCCCGGGCGGCCGAAGGCGCGGTGCTGCTCGCCGCGACGGGAGCCACGGCCACGGCCGAAGGGAAATCCTTGTCCGTCCAGGGTGATTATCTGGCCATTCTCAATGCCTGTCTGGATGACTCGGACACGATGTATCATAACGACGGTGACGCCCTCAAAGCCAAATACCCGGCCTACCAGGGCAAGGACGATCGTCAGGCCCTGTACAACTGGTACAAGATTCTGAATGGATTCGACAAGGAACTCAAAAAGCAGGAGGCCTTCACCCAGGCCAAGGTGGCGACGAACATCAACGCCAAGGTGGTGGAAACGGCCTACAACTATTACAAGGTCGTGCCGGAGGAAATCAAGGACAAGGCCGGCATCGTGATCTTTTCCCTGGTTTTCTATGTTGTTTACACCATGTGGTACGGCTTCGCGATTCTCTTTGTTTTCGAGGGCTGGGGGCTCAAGATCAGCGGTCATTGATGACTCGTCTGCCCGGTTTTTTCGAGGCTGTTGGTATTTCTGGCGCGGTCCGGACAGGGCCGCGCCTTTTATCTTTGTGCCCCTGGCCGGATTTGCTAGGGTCCGCGCAAGGACAAGGGGAGGCGCGGCATGAATCTCGCCGAATATTACAATACCGTGATCGATTTGAGCCATGGGATCGTTGTCACCGTGGACGAAAAGGGCCGAATCGTGCACGGCAACGCGCATTTCGAGCGCATTTCCGGATATCACATCCGGGAA comes from the Deltaproteobacteria bacterium genome and includes:
- a CDS encoding response regulator, with product LRHPDVAVCMLTGHADMEAAIAGMAMGAFDYLMKPVELDELIRKIMDACFRSRRGEEACGVGKPSI
- a CDS encoding sulfite exporter TauE/SafE family protein; the protein is MGFFKDWGSFMVEGSRSFARWEVENARVILGDKRRVWLLALLLIPCILGGWAFADEIGQALPSTIGGKEAYSPSYYSLFIFCVSIFVGVGAGLISGCIGAGGGFIIAPALMSAGVKGILAVGTDLFHIFAKAIMGSVLHRKMGNVSVPLAFVFLIGAIIGTTVGAGINRFLYNVNPVLSDTFITFVYTIMLGFLGFYGMYDYFSAKKAGHGGGAHDGPDGAAMTGIAQKLQAVNLPPMVTFDQGLIPGGRKISWLFLVLSGVLVGMAAGIMGVGGGFLTFPIFVYILGVSSLTTVGTDIFQIVFTAGYGAITQYAIYGFIFYTLAMGMLLGSLAGIQIGALVTKVVPGITIRGFFAISVMAGFVNRFFALPKKLVSMEILPASWAGLAKGMDTVGMYLFFIVIALFGLWVFGAFFGNIKKLKGEA